The proteins below come from a single Streptomyces sp. B3I8 genomic window:
- a CDS encoding NAD(P)/FAD-dependent oxidoreductase, whose amino-acid sequence MTDTHTDNHIDRPTDSYEVLVVGGGAAGLSAGLVLGRARRRTLVVDAGEPRNAPAAHMQGYLSRDGMPPAELLAVGREEIARYGTVELVQDRVVDLTRDGADGTSPLGFTAALAGGRTVRARRVVVATGLKDELPSVPGVAERWARDVIHCPYCHGWEVRDEAFGVLATSPMSVHQALLVSHWSKDTTLFLNAVAEEDLSDDELRRLAAAGVDVVPGEVAELVVEEDRITGVRLADGSVHARSVVFVAPRMVPRTGLLEKLGAELRETPMGSCPVVDETGRTTVPGVWAAGNATLVAQQVINAASTGYTAAAAVNGELVFEDIDARVGVARDGAA is encoded by the coding sequence ATGACCGACACGCACACCGACAACCACATCGACCGACCCACCGACAGCTACGAGGTCCTCGTCGTCGGGGGCGGCGCGGCCGGGCTCTCCGCCGGGCTGGTCCTCGGCCGGGCCCGGCGCAGGACGCTCGTCGTGGACGCGGGCGAACCGCGCAACGCGCCCGCCGCGCACATGCAGGGCTACCTGTCCCGGGACGGCATGCCGCCGGCCGAGCTCCTGGCCGTGGGCCGCGAGGAGATCGCCCGGTACGGGACGGTCGAGCTGGTCCAGGACCGGGTCGTCGACCTGACCCGGGACGGGGCGGACGGGACAAGCCCCCTCGGCTTCACCGCCGCCCTGGCCGGCGGGCGGACGGTCCGTGCTCGGCGGGTCGTCGTGGCGACGGGGCTGAAGGACGAGCTGCCGTCCGTGCCCGGTGTCGCCGAGCGCTGGGCACGGGACGTCATCCACTGCCCGTACTGCCACGGCTGGGAGGTGCGCGACGAGGCGTTCGGAGTGCTGGCCACCTCCCCGATGAGCGTCCACCAGGCCCTGCTGGTCAGCCACTGGTCCAAGGACACCACGCTCTTCCTGAACGCCGTGGCCGAGGAGGACCTCTCCGACGACGAGCTGCGCAGGCTCGCCGCGGCGGGCGTGGACGTCGTCCCGGGCGAGGTCGCGGAGCTGGTGGTCGAGGAGGACCGGATCACCGGCGTACGGCTGGCGGACGGCTCGGTGCACGCCCGTTCCGTGGTCTTCGTCGCGCCCCGCATGGTGCCGCGCACGGGGCTGCTGGAGAAGCTGGGCGCCGAGCTGCGGGAGACCCCGATGGGCTCCTGTCCGGTGGTGGACGAGACGGGGCGTACGACGGTGCCGGGGGTGTGGGCCGCGGGGAACGCGACCCTCGTCGCGCAGCAGGTGATCAACGCGGCGAGCACGGGGTACACGGCGGCGGCCGCCGTCAACGGCGAGCTGGTCTTCGAGGACATCGACGCCCGGGTCGGGGTGGCACGGGACGGGGCGGCGTAG
- a CDS encoding helix-turn-helix domain-containing protein, whose product MSDDARDETPASGDGDTDEVLAEVGPRLRRIRKERGATLAALSEATGISVSTLSRLESGLRRPSLELLLPIARAHQVPLDELVGAPKVGDPRVRSEPIARFGRTYWPLTRQPGGLQAFKVLEPQRACEPHPRTHEGYEWLYVMSGKLRLVLGDHDVVLGPGEAAEFDTRVPHWFGSTGEGPTEFLSLFGPQGERMHVRARPTRRGGDA is encoded by the coding sequence ATGAGCGACGATGCGCGGGACGAAACTCCCGCAAGCGGTGACGGCGACACGGACGAGGTCCTCGCCGAGGTGGGCCCCCGGTTGCGGCGGATCCGCAAGGAGCGCGGCGCCACGCTCGCCGCGCTGTCGGAGGCGACCGGCATCTCGGTGAGCACACTGTCCCGGCTGGAGTCCGGGCTCCGCAGGCCCTCCCTGGAACTGCTGCTGCCGATCGCCCGCGCGCACCAGGTGCCGCTGGACGAACTGGTGGGCGCCCCGAAGGTGGGGGACCCCCGGGTACGGTCGGAGCCGATCGCCCGGTTCGGCCGCACGTACTGGCCGCTCACCCGCCAGCCCGGCGGGCTGCAGGCGTTCAAGGTGCTGGAACCGCAGCGTGCCTGCGAACCCCACCCGCGCACCCACGAGGGTTACGAATGGCTGTACGTCATGTCGGGGAAGCTGCGGCTCGTGCTCGGCGACCACGACGTGGTGCTGGGCCCCGGTGAGGCGGCGGAGTTCGACACGCGCGTGCCGCACTGGTTCGGCTCGACGGGGGAGGGGCCGACAGAGTTCCTGAGCCTGTTCGGCCCCCAGGGCGAGCGGATGCACGTACGGGCCCGGCCGACGCGACGGGGCGGGGACGCCTGA